A DNA window from Streptomyces parvus contains the following coding sequences:
- a CDS encoding UvrD-helicase domain-containing protein: protein MSPRITDPEQLKELLGIPFTPEQTACIIAPPAPQVIVAGAGSGKTTVMAARVVWLVGTGQVAPEQVLGLTFTNKAAGELAERVRKALIAAGVTDPDVIDPDNPPGEPTISTYHAFAGRLLTEHGLRIGLEPSTRLLADATRYQLAAKVLREAPGPYPTLTRSFSTLVSDLLALDGELSEHLVRPGTLETYDTELLRELATAKLSNADLRKIPEAAEARRSLLGLTERYRAAKRSRDLLDFGDQIALSAELALTRPEVGRILREEFRVVLLDEYQDTSVAQRLLLSALFGSGTESGAGGHAVTAVGDPCQAIYGWRGASVANLDDFPEHFPHADGTPATRYSLSENRRSGGRLLQLANGLAAPLRAMHEGVEALRPAPGAERDGVVRCALLRTHTEEIDWLADSLAHLVRTGTPPGEIAVLCRTAGDFPEIQAALVARDIPVEVVGLAGLLHLPEVADLVAVCEVLQDPGANASLVRLLTGPRWRIGPRDLALLGRRARLLVHRAGHAGDADADQRLAEAVEGTDPAEVISLADALDTFLIAGDAADDGLPFSAEARVRFARLARELRDLRRSLADPLMDVLHRVLAATGLEVELSASPRALAARRRETLANFLDTAVRFASLDGEASLLAFLGFLRTAAQYEKGLDNALPGGENTVKVLTAHKSKGLEWDVVAVPGLVTGQFPSGQSRDAWTAQAKVLPHALRGDAATLPALETYDAKGIKAFKEEMKEHQHTEELRLGYVTFTRPRSLLLGSGHWWGPSQKRTRGPSAFLEALYEHCAAGHGEIEAWVDEPAEDEENPALAERDADLAWPLPLDADALARRRAARDTVLAHLERMAVQGEKRATAYGPDPRDVPAFEDDVPLHEGAFDDVPPDEDWDWDALPAERPPETAPDTADTTPHTEPAPHIPAARHPREDPKERPAPEDPADRLTPEEARTLASWDRDLDSLAGELRRARATVREVVIPAALSATQLLRLAEDPDAFAQELARPMPRPPQPAARRGTRFHAWVESRYEELPLPMLGPDELPGGDESDAEIADERDLAELKEAFERTAYARRTPYRVETPFQITLAGRVVRGRIDAVYRTGDTYEIVDWKTTRHRTADPLQLAVYRLAWAELHDLPLDAVTATFLYVRTGETVRPRGLPGRAELERILLDEPDPGDG, encoded by the coding sequence GTGTCCCCACGCATCACCGATCCCGAGCAGCTCAAGGAGCTCCTCGGGATTCCGTTCACCCCGGAGCAGACGGCCTGCATCATCGCGCCGCCCGCCCCGCAGGTGATCGTGGCCGGAGCCGGGTCGGGCAAGACCACGGTGATGGCCGCCCGCGTGGTCTGGCTGGTGGGCACCGGACAGGTCGCGCCCGAGCAGGTCCTCGGCCTCACCTTCACCAACAAGGCGGCGGGCGAGCTGGCCGAGCGCGTCCGCAAGGCGCTGATCGCCGCCGGGGTCACCGACCCCGACGTCATCGACCCGGACAACCCCCCGGGCGAGCCCACCATCTCCACCTACCACGCGTTCGCCGGCCGCCTCCTCACCGAGCACGGCCTGCGCATCGGCCTGGAGCCCTCCACCCGCCTCCTCGCCGACGCCACCCGCTACCAGCTGGCGGCGAAGGTGCTGCGCGAGGCCCCGGGCCCGTATCCGACGCTCACCCGGTCCTTCTCCACCCTGGTCAGCGATCTGCTCGCGCTCGACGGGGAGCTGTCCGAACACCTCGTACGGCCGGGGACGCTGGAGACGTACGACACCGAACTGCTGCGGGAGCTGGCCACCGCCAAGCTCAGCAACGCCGACCTGCGCAAGATCCCCGAGGCCGCCGAGGCCCGCCGCTCGCTCCTCGGCCTCACCGAGCGCTACCGGGCCGCCAAGCGCAGCCGGGACCTGCTGGACTTCGGCGACCAGATCGCGCTGTCCGCCGAGCTGGCCCTGACCCGGCCGGAGGTCGGCAGGATCCTGCGGGAGGAGTTCCGGGTCGTCCTCCTCGACGAGTACCAGGACACGTCGGTGGCCCAGCGGCTGCTGCTCTCGGCGCTGTTCGGCAGTGGTACGGAGTCCGGAGCGGGCGGCCACGCGGTGACCGCCGTGGGCGACCCCTGCCAGGCGATCTACGGCTGGCGCGGCGCGTCCGTCGCCAACCTCGACGACTTCCCCGAGCACTTCCCGCACGCCGACGGCACCCCCGCCACCCGCTACAGCCTCAGCGAGAACCGGCGCAGCGGCGGCCGTCTCCTCCAGCTCGCCAACGGCCTCGCCGCCCCGCTGCGCGCGATGCACGAGGGGGTCGAGGCGCTGCGCCCCGCGCCGGGCGCCGAGCGCGACGGCGTGGTCCGCTGCGCCCTCCTCCGTACGCACACCGAGGAGATCGACTGGCTCGCAGACTCCCTCGCCCACCTCGTGCGCACCGGCACCCCGCCCGGCGAGATCGCCGTCCTGTGCCGTACCGCCGGGGACTTCCCCGAGATCCAGGCGGCCCTGGTCGCCCGGGACATCCCGGTCGAGGTCGTCGGCCTCGCCGGACTGCTCCACCTGCCCGAGGTCGCGGACCTGGTCGCCGTCTGCGAGGTCCTCCAGGACCCGGGGGCCAACGCCTCGCTGGTCCGCCTCCTGACCGGACCGCGCTGGCGCATCGGCCCCCGCGACCTCGCGCTCCTCGGCCGCCGCGCCCGCCTCCTGGTGCACCGGGCCGGCCACGCGGGCGACGCCGACGCGGACCAGCGGCTCGCGGAGGCCGTCGAGGGCACGGACCCGGCCGAGGTGATATCGCTCGCGGACGCGCTGGACACCTTCCTGATCGCGGGGGACGCGGCCGACGACGGGCTGCCCTTCTCCGCCGAGGCCCGCGTCCGCTTCGCCCGTCTCGCCCGGGAGCTGCGCGACCTGCGCCGCTCGCTCGCGGACCCACTGATGGATGTGCTCCACCGGGTCCTGGCCGCCACCGGTCTGGAGGTCGAGCTGTCCGCGTCCCCGCGGGCGCTGGCCGCCCGCCGCCGCGAGACCCTCGCCAACTTCCTGGACACAGCCGTCCGGTTCGCCTCGCTGGACGGCGAGGCGTCGCTGCTCGCCTTCCTCGGCTTCCTGCGGACCGCCGCGCAGTACGAGAAGGGGCTCGACAACGCGCTGCCCGGCGGCGAGAACACCGTCAAGGTGCTGACCGCCCACAAGTCCAAGGGCCTGGAGTGGGACGTCGTCGCCGTCCCCGGGCTGGTCACCGGCCAGTTCCCCAGCGGCCAGTCCCGGGACGCCTGGACCGCCCAGGCCAAGGTGCTCCCGCACGCCCTGCGCGGCGACGCCGCGACGCTCCCGGCTCTGGAAACGTACGACGCCAAGGGGATCAAGGCGTTCAAGGAGGAGATGAAGGAGCACCAGCACACGGAGGAACTGCGCCTCGGCTACGTCACCTTCACCCGCCCCCGCTCCCTCCTCCTCGGCTCCGGCCACTGGTGGGGCCCGTCCCAGAAGCGGACACGCGGCCCGTCCGCCTTCCTGGAGGCGCTGTACGAGCACTGCGCCGCGGGCCACGGCGAGATCGAGGCGTGGGTGGACGAGCCCGCCGAGGACGAGGAGAACCCGGCCCTCGCGGAGCGCGACGCCGACCTGGCCTGGCCGCTCCCGCTCGACGCCGACGCCCTGGCCCGCCGCCGCGCCGCCCGCGACACGGTGCTGGCCCACCTGGAGCGCATGGCCGTCCAGGGGGAGAAGCGGGCGACGGCGTACGGGCCCGACCCCCGTGACGTACCGGCGTTCGAGGACGACGTACCGCTTCACGAGGGCGCGTTCGACGACGTACCGCCCGACGAGGACTGGGACTGGGACGCGCTTCCCGCCGAACGCCCCCCGGAGACCGCCCCGGACACGGCGGACACGACCCCGCACACCGAGCCCGCCCCGCACATCCCGGCCGCCCGCCACCCGCGGGAGGACCCCAAGGAGCGGCCGGCCCCGGAAGACCCGGCCGACCGGCTCACCCCCGAGGAGGCCCGCACCCTCGCCTCCTGGGACCGGGACCTGGACTCCCTCGCCGGAGAGCTGCGCCGCGCCCGCGCCACCGTGCGCGAGGTGGTCATCCCCGCCGCCCTCTCCGCCACCCAGCTGCTCCGCCTCGCCGAGGACCCCGACGCCTTCGCCCAGGAGCTGGCCCGCCCCATGCCCCGCCCGCCGCAGCCTGCCGCCCGCCGGGGCACCCGGTTCCACGCCTGGGTCGAGTCCCGGTACGAGGAGCTGCCACTGCCCATGCTCGGCCCCGACGAGCTGCCCGGCGGCGACGAGAGCGACGCCGAGATCGCCGACGAGCGGGACCTCGCCGAGCTGAAGGAGGCGTTCGAGCGCACCGCGTACGCCCGGCGCACGCCCTACCGGGTGGAGACCCCCTTCCAGATCACCCTGGCGGGCCGGGTGGTCCGGGGCCGGATCGACGCCGTCTACCGCACGGGCGACACCTACGAGATCGTCGACTGGAAGACCACCCGCCACCGCACCGCCGACCCGCTCCAGCTCGCCGTCTACCGGCTGGCCTGGGCCGAGCTGCACGATCTGCCGCTCGACGCGGTCACCGCCACCTTCCTCTACGTACGCACGGGCGAGACCGTCCGTCCGCGGGGACTGCCCGGCCGGGCCGAGCTGGAGCGGATCCTGCTGGACGAGCCGGACCCCGGGGACGGATAG
- a CDS encoding dipeptidase, producing MSETPDSAVRTYTEQHRAAFLDDLAEWLRIPSVSAQPEHDGDVRRSAEWLSAKLKETGFPVAEIWETPGAPAVFAEWPSEDPGAPTVLVYGHHDVQPAAREDGWATDPFEPVIRDGRMYGRGAADDKGQVFFHTLGVRAHLAATGRTTPAVNLKLLIEGEEESGSPNFRALTEQHADRLAADAVIVSDTGMWDEDTPTVCTGMRGLAECEIQLYGPAQDIHSGSFGGAVPNPATEIARLVAALHDEDGKVAIPGFYDGVTDLTDTERALFAELPFDEATWLRTAKSGVAAGEAGYSTLERVWARPTAEVNGIGGGYQGAGSKTIIPSSALVKISFRLVDGQDPDDVQKTVRAWVESRIPTGIRHRIAFQPATRPCLTPLDHPALQAVARAMGRAFGSRILFTREGGSGPAADLRDVLGAPVLFLGISVPSDGWHAPDEKVELDLLLKGVETTAHLWGELATALGR from the coding sequence ATGAGCGAGACCCCGGACAGCGCCGTCCGTACGTACACCGAACAGCACCGCGCCGCCTTCCTCGACGACCTCGCCGAGTGGCTGCGCATCCCCTCCGTGTCCGCGCAGCCGGAGCACGACGGCGACGTACGGCGCAGCGCCGAGTGGCTGAGCGCCAAGCTCAAGGAGACCGGTTTCCCGGTCGCCGAGATCTGGGAGACCCCCGGCGCCCCGGCGGTCTTCGCCGAGTGGCCCAGCGAGGACCCCGGGGCCCCGACCGTCCTGGTCTACGGCCACCACGACGTACAGCCCGCCGCCCGCGAGGACGGCTGGGCGACCGACCCCTTCGAGCCGGTGATCCGGGACGGCCGGATGTACGGGCGCGGCGCCGCCGACGACAAGGGGCAGGTGTTCTTCCACACCCTGGGCGTCCGCGCCCACCTCGCCGCGACCGGCCGCACCACCCCCGCCGTCAACCTCAAGCTGCTGATCGAGGGCGAGGAGGAGTCCGGCTCCCCGAACTTCCGCGCCCTGACCGAGCAGCACGCCGACCGGCTCGCCGCCGACGCGGTGATCGTCTCGGACACCGGCATGTGGGACGAGGACACCCCGACCGTCTGCACCGGCATGCGCGGCCTCGCCGAGTGCGAGATCCAGCTGTACGGGCCCGCCCAGGACATCCACTCCGGATCGTTCGGCGGGGCCGTCCCCAACCCGGCCACCGAGATCGCCCGGCTGGTCGCCGCCCTCCACGACGAGGACGGGAAGGTCGCGATCCCGGGCTTCTACGACGGGGTCACCGACCTCACCGACACCGAGCGGGCCCTCTTCGCCGAGCTGCCCTTCGACGAGGCCACCTGGCTGCGCACCGCGAAGTCGGGCGTCGCGGCTGGCGAGGCCGGGTACTCCACGCTGGAGCGCGTCTGGGCCCGCCCCACCGCCGAGGTCAACGGCATCGGCGGCGGCTACCAGGGCGCCGGAAGCAAGACGATCATCCCCTCCTCCGCCCTGGTGAAGATCAGCTTCCGGCTGGTCGACGGCCAGGACCCCGACGACGTACAGAAGACCGTCCGCGCCTGGGTGGAGTCCCGCATCCCAACGGGCATCCGCCACCGGATCGCCTTCCAGCCCGCCACCCGCCCCTGTCTGACCCCGCTGGACCACCCCGCCCTCCAGGCCGTGGCCCGCGCGATGGGCCGGGCCTTCGGAAGCAGGATCCTCTTCACCCGGGAAGGAGGCTCGGGCCCGGCCGCCGATCTCAGGGACGTCCTCGGCGCCCCCGTCCTCTTCCTCGGCATCTCCGTACCCTCCGACGGCTGGCACGCCCCCGACGAGAAGGTCGAGCTGGACCTGCTGCTCAAGGGCGTGGAGACGACCGCCCACCTGTGGGGCGAACTGGCCACGGCGCTCGGCCGATGA
- the nudC gene encoding NAD(+) diphosphatase, giving the protein MSTFDNATADRPIGLTAPSGIDRAAHHRLDEAWLAVAWSHPTTRVFVVSGGQVLIDDTPDGGTEIVMTPAFEAPVTETHRYFLGTDEDGVSYFALQKDSLPGRMDQSARPAGLREAGLLLGPRDAGLMVHAVALENWQRLHRFCSRCGERTVIAAAGHIRRCQACGAEHYPRTDPAVIMLVTDDQDRALLGRQVHWPEGRFSTLAGFVEPGESIEHSVAREVFEEAGITVGEVEYIASQPWPFPSSLMLGFMARATSFDITVDGEEIEEARWFSREDLTAAFESGEIMPPFGISIASRLIELWYGKPLPKPGAVKRTT; this is encoded by the coding sequence GTGAGCACCTTCGACAACGCCACCGCAGACCGCCCGATCGGCCTCACCGCACCGAGCGGCATCGACCGCGCGGCACACCACCGTCTCGACGAGGCATGGCTGGCCGTGGCGTGGAGCCACCCGACGACCCGCGTCTTCGTCGTCTCCGGCGGGCAGGTGCTGATCGACGACACCCCCGACGGGGGCACCGAGATCGTCATGACCCCGGCCTTCGAGGCCCCGGTCACCGAGACCCACCGGTACTTCCTCGGCACCGACGAGGACGGCGTCAGCTACTTTGCGCTCCAGAAGGACTCGCTGCCCGGCCGCATGGACCAGTCGGCCCGCCCGGCCGGACTCCGCGAGGCGGGCCTGCTCCTCGGCCCCCGGGACGCGGGGCTGATGGTGCACGCCGTCGCCCTGGAGAACTGGCAGCGGCTCCACCGCTTCTGTTCCCGCTGCGGCGAGCGCACCGTCATCGCGGCGGCCGGCCACATCCGCCGCTGCCAGGCCTGCGGGGCCGAGCACTACCCGCGCACCGACCCGGCGGTCATCATGCTGGTCACCGACGACCAGGACCGGGCGCTGCTGGGCCGCCAGGTGCACTGGCCCGAGGGCCGTTTCTCCACGCTCGCCGGGTTCGTCGAGCCGGGGGAGTCGATCGAGCACTCCGTGGCCCGGGAGGTGTTCGAGGAGGCCGGGATCACGGTCGGCGAGGTCGAGTACATCGCCAGCCAGCCGTGGCCGTTCCCCTCCAGCCTGATGCTCGGCTTCATGGCGCGGGCCACCTCCTTCGACATCACCGTCGACGGTGAGGAGATCGAGGAGGCCCGCTGGTTCTCCCGCGAGGACCTCACCGCCGCCTTCGAATCCGGCGAGATCATGCCCCCGTTCGGCATCTCCATCGCGTCCCGCCTGATCGAGCTCTGGTACGGCAAGCCGCTCCCGAAGCCCGGGGCCGTGAAGCGGACCACCTGA
- a CDS encoding glutaredoxin domain-containing protein: MAGTVTMYSTTWCGYCRRLKSQMDREGIAYNEVNIEHDPESAAFVEKANGGNQTVPTLLIVAPSGTESVMTNPSLAQVKQALAA, from the coding sequence ATGGCGGGCACTGTGACGATGTACAGCACCACCTGGTGCGGCTACTGCCGTCGGCTGAAGAGCCAGATGGACCGCGAGGGCATCGCGTACAACGAGGTCAACATCGAGCACGACCCGGAGTCGGCCGCGTTCGTCGAGAAGGCGAATGGCGGAAACCAGACGGTCCCCACCCTGCTGATCGTGGCCCCCTCGGGCACCGAGTCGGTCATGACGAACCCCTCGCTCGCCCAGGTGAAGCAGGCCCTCGCCGCCTGA
- a CDS encoding ATP-dependent DNA helicase UvrD2 gives MTAATHSTLFPQVPETPDAVLDGLDPEQREVALALHGPVCVLAGAGTGKTRAITHRIAYGVRAGILQPATVLAVTFTNRAAGEMRGRLRQLGATGVQARTFHSAALRQLQYFWPKAVGGELPRLLERKVQLVAEAAARCELRLDRTELRDVTGEIEWAKVTQTVPADYAAAVAKAQRDAPRDPAVLSQIYSTYEQLKRDRSVIDFEDVLLLMVGILQDRGDIADHVRGQYQHFVVDEYQDVSPLQQRLLDLWVGDRDNLCVVGDASQTIYSFTGATPDHLLNFRTRHPGATVVKLVRDYRSTPQVVRLANGLLSQAHGKAADHRLELVSQRDKGPEPVYTEYGDEPSEAESTARRIRDLIAGGVPAGEIAVLYRVNSQSEIYEQALADAGVPYQLRGAERFFERAEVREAGVALRGAARAGRNDSLLDGAEDLASQVRAVLSTKGWTTRPPAGSGSARDRWESLAALVRLAEDFETAKPGATLTDLVRELDERAAAQHAPAVQGVTLASLHAAKGLEWDAVFLVGLTEGMMPIAYAKTDEQVEEERRLLYVGITRARVHLSLSWALARSPGGRGGRKPTRFLNGLRPGSTGSGARGGVGGGGGIDRGTGRAATAGRAPAVERKPRSPVRCRVCGRTLTDAGEMKLMRCEECPSDMDEALYERLHAWRAGQAALLGQPDYCVFTEKTLMAIAEAVPSTEGELVVIAGVGNRKLSRFGTDVLAICAGETVGDGPEEGAGET, from the coding sequence GTGACAGCAGCAACGCACTCCACCCTCTTCCCGCAGGTACCCGAGACCCCGGACGCCGTGCTCGACGGGCTCGACCCCGAGCAGCGCGAGGTGGCGCTCGCCCTGCACGGACCGGTGTGCGTGCTGGCCGGAGCCGGGACGGGCAAGACCCGCGCGATCACCCACCGCATCGCGTACGGCGTGCGGGCGGGCATCCTCCAGCCCGCCACGGTCCTCGCCGTCACGTTCACCAACCGGGCCGCCGGAGAGATGCGCGGCCGCCTCCGCCAGCTCGGCGCGACCGGCGTCCAGGCGCGGACCTTCCACTCCGCCGCGCTTCGGCAGCTCCAGTATTTCTGGCCGAAAGCAGTCGGTGGCGAGCTGCCCCGGCTGCTGGAGCGGAAGGTGCAGCTCGTCGCCGAGGCCGCCGCCCGCTGCGAGCTCCGGCTCGACCGCACCGAGCTGCGGGACGTCACCGGCGAGATCGAGTGGGCCAAGGTCACGCAGACCGTCCCCGCCGACTACGCGGCGGCCGTCGCCAAGGCCCAGCGGGACGCCCCCCGGGACCCGGCGGTCCTCTCCCAGATCTACTCCACGTACGAACAGCTCAAGCGCGACCGCTCGGTGATCGACTTCGAGGACGTGCTGCTGCTGATGGTCGGCATCCTCCAGGACCGGGGAGACATCGCCGACCACGTGCGCGGCCAGTACCAGCACTTCGTCGTCGACGAGTACCAGGACGTGAGCCCGCTCCAGCAGCGGCTGCTCGACCTCTGGGTCGGCGACCGGGACAATCTCTGCGTCGTCGGCGACGCCAGCCAGACGATCTACTCCTTCACCGGGGCCACCCCCGACCACCTGCTGAACTTCCGCACCCGACACCCCGGGGCGACCGTCGTCAAGCTGGTCCGGGACTACCGCTCCACCCCCCAGGTCGTCCGCCTCGCCAACGGCCTGCTGAGCCAGGCCCACGGCAAGGCCGCCGACCACCGCCTGGAGCTGGTCTCCCAGCGCGACAAGGGCCCCGAGCCGGTCTACACGGAGTACGGGGACGAGCCCAGCGAGGCCGAGTCCACCGCCCGGCGTATCCGCGACCTCATCGCCGGGGGCGTGCCGGCCGGCGAGATCGCCGTGCTCTACCGGGTCAACTCCCAGTCCGAAATCTACGAGCAGGCCCTCGCGGACGCCGGGGTGCCCTACCAGCTGCGCGGCGCCGAGCGGTTCTTCGAGCGGGCCGAGGTCCGGGAGGCGGGCGTCGCCCTGCGGGGCGCGGCCCGCGCCGGGCGCAACGACTCCCTCCTCGACGGGGCGGAGGACCTGGCCTCCCAGGTGCGGGCGGTGCTCTCCACCAAGGGCTGGACCACCCGCCCGCCCGCCGGATCGGGCTCCGCGCGCGACCGCTGGGAGTCGCTGGCCGCGCTGGTGCGCCTCGCCGAGGACTTCGAGACGGCGAAACCGGGGGCGACCCTGACCGACCTGGTCCGCGAGCTCGACGAACGGGCGGCCGCCCAGCACGCCCCGGCGGTCCAGGGGGTGACCCTGGCATCGCTGCACGCCGCGAAGGGCCTCGAATGGGACGCCGTCTTCCTGGTCGGCCTGACCGAGGGCATGATGCCGATCGCGTACGCCAAGACCGACGAGCAGGTCGAGGAGGAGCGCCGCCTGCTGTACGTCGGGATCACCCGCGCCCGGGTCCACCTCTCGCTCTCCTGGGCGCTGGCCCGGTCGCCGGGCGGCCGGGGAGGCCGCAAGCCGACCCGCTTCCTGAACGGGCTGCGGCCGGGCTCGACGGGGTCCGGTGCGCGGGGAGGCGTCGGCGGGGGCGGCGGGATCGACCGGGGTACCGGCCGGGCCGCGACCGCCGGGCGTGCCCCGGCCGTCGAACGCAAGCCCAGGAGCCCGGTGCGCTGCCGGGTCTGCGGCCGGACGCTCACCGACGCGGGCGAGATGAAGCTGATGCGCTGCGAGGAGTGTCCCTCGGACATGGACGAGGCGCTGTACGAGCGGCTCCACGCCTGGCGCGCCGGCCAGGCGGCCCTGCTCGGCCAGCCCGACTACTGCGTCTTCACCGAGAAGACCCTCATGGCGATCGCCGAGGCGGTGCCGTCCACCGAGGGCGAGCTGGTCGTCATCGCCGGTGTCGGCAACCGGAAGTTGAGCCGCTTCGGCACCGATGTTCTGGCCATCTGCGCAGGTGAGACGGTTGGTGACGGGCCCGAGGAGGGTGCCGGTGAGACCTGA
- a CDS encoding WhiB family transcriptional regulator — MHIETHAPSVPLSTPISPPGSTEDSTLTPLTTLTALDDAIENLGVPVPCRSYDPEVFFAESPADVEYAKSLCRTCPLVEACLAGAKDRREPWGVWGGELFVQGVVVARKRPRGRPRKNPVAA; from the coding sequence GTGCACATCGAAACGCACGCCCCGTCAGTACCGCTCTCCACCCCGATCTCGCCGCCCGGCTCCACGGAGGACTCCACCTTGACCCCGCTCACCACGCTCACCGCGCTCGACGACGCCATCGAGAACCTCGGTGTGCCCGTCCCGTGCCGCTCCTACGACCCGGAGGTCTTCTTCGCCGAGTCGCCCGCCGACGTCGAGTACGCCAAGTCCCTCTGCCGCACCTGTCCGCTCGTCGAGGCCTGCCTCGCCGGTGCGAAGGACCGCCGCGAGCCGTGGGGTGTCTGGGGCGGCGAGCTCTTCGTCCAGGGCGTCGTCGTGGCCCGCAAGCGTCCGCGTGGCCGTCCGCGCAAGAACCCGGTCGCAGCGTGA
- a CDS encoding AarF/ABC1/UbiB kinase family protein: MSDLPRKAVTRTAKLAALPLGFAGRATWGLGKRIGGKSAELVAREVQQRTADQLFKTLGELKGGAMKLGQALSVFESALPEEIAGPYRAALTKLQEAAPPLPARTVHGVLAERMGEDWREYFLEFEDTPAAAASIGQVHRAVWHDGRVVAVKVQYPGAGEALLSDLAQLSRFARLLGPLVPGVDIKPLIKELRDRVSEELDYELEAQAQREHAAEFADDPDVVIPQVVHQADQVLVTEWIDGIPLSEVIAEGTAQQRDRAGQLLARFLFSGPARTGLLHADPHPGNFRLLPPAQDPEHPEEDTPAGSWRLGVLDFGTVDRLPGGLPQTVGDSLRMATEGDAAGVYELLCEENFVKESIDLDPDEVLDYLLPMIEPTQVEEFVFTRGWIRDQAARVADPRSPAHQLGRQLNLPPSYVLIHRVTLSTIGVLCQLGATVRMREELEEWLPGFLAEAAEAPEEGEPEGESVQV; the protein is encoded by the coding sequence ATGTCTGATCTTCCCCGGAAGGCGGTTACGCGTACGGCCAAGCTGGCCGCGCTTCCGCTCGGCTTCGCCGGTCGTGCCACCTGGGGTCTGGGCAAGCGGATCGGCGGAAAGTCGGCCGAGCTGGTCGCCCGCGAGGTGCAGCAGCGCACGGCGGATCAGCTGTTCAAGACCCTGGGTGAGCTGAAGGGCGGGGCCATGAAGCTGGGCCAGGCCCTCTCGGTCTTCGAATCGGCGCTTCCCGAAGAGATCGCCGGCCCCTACCGGGCCGCGCTGACCAAGCTCCAGGAGGCCGCGCCGCCGCTGCCCGCGCGCACGGTCCACGGGGTGCTCGCGGAGCGGATGGGGGAGGACTGGCGGGAGTATTTCCTGGAGTTCGAGGACACGCCGGCGGCTGCCGCCTCGATCGGCCAGGTGCACCGTGCGGTGTGGCACGACGGCCGCGTCGTCGCGGTGAAGGTGCAGTATCCCGGGGCGGGCGAGGCGTTGCTCTCCGACCTCGCCCAGCTCAGCCGCTTCGCCCGGCTGCTCGGTCCGCTGGTCCCGGGGGTGGACATCAAGCCGTTGATCAAGGAACTGCGCGACCGGGTGTCGGAGGAGCTGGACTACGAGCTGGAGGCGCAGGCGCAGCGGGAGCACGCGGCGGAGTTCGCGGACGATCCGGATGTGGTGATCCCTCAGGTGGTGCACCAGGCCGACCAGGTGCTGGTGACGGAGTGGATCGACGGGATCCCGCTGTCCGAGGTCATCGCGGAGGGTACGGCGCAGCAGCGGGACCGCGCGGGGCAGCTGCTGGCCCGCTTCCTCTTCTCCGGTCCGGCACGCACCGGCCTGCTGCACGCCGACCCGCATCCGGGGAACTTCCGGCTGCTGCCCCCGGCCCAGGACCCGGAGCATCCGGAGGAGGACACCCCGGCCGGTTCGTGGCGGCTGGGCGTGCTGGACTTCGGCACGGTCGACCGGCTTCCGGGCGGGCTGCCGCAGACCGTCGGCGACTCCTTGAGGATGGCGACGGAGGGCGACGCGGCCGGGGTGTACGAGCTGCTGTGCGAAGAGAACTTCGTGAAGGAGTCGATCGACCTGGACCCGGACGAGGTCCTCGACTACCTGCTTCCGATGATCGAGCCCACGCAGGTGGAGGAGTTCGTCTTCACCCGGGGCTGGATCCGTGACCAGGCGGCCCGGGTGGCGGACCCGCGCTCCCCCGCCCATCAGCTCGGCAGGCAGCTGAACCTCCCCCCGTCCTATGTCCTCATACACCGGGTGACGCTCAGCACGATCGGGGTGCTGTGCCAGCTCGGCGCGACGGTCAGGATGCGCGAAGAGCTGGAGGAGTGGCTGCCGGGGTTCCTCGCCGAGGCGGCCGAGGCACCGGAGGAGGGCGAGCCGGAGGGGGAGTCGGTCCAGGTGTAG